The Astatotilapia calliptera chromosome 14, fAstCal1.2, whole genome shotgun sequence genome includes a region encoding these proteins:
- the LOC113036112 gene encoding olfactory receptor 2AT4-like, with protein sequence MSLQNASIKLTHFIIGGFDTVKRPVAVGVVMLIIYLLAVFGSLVNIIFIVSDKQLHKPMYLLICNLAVVDILFTSSATPTMIGVLLAGVNTISYVECIIQMYVYQVGATMEMFSLTIMAFDRLIAIIYPLQYHSYLTITRTLVFTYILWIVACSLVLFTLVTATPLPHCNSRLRYTFCDYAAVMRTTCVNPEKYFNQTAIISFFVSFFTITFICLSYCGILFFVKKISNNDKKKMGSTLVSHLICVSCLYCPQFVIVILTRFGVVLTLEERQGSLICTILGPSLVNPFVYCLRTKEIKSKIIKIFRKVNTAD encoded by the coding sequence atgtCTTTACAGAATGCTTCAATCAAACTAACACATTTTATTATAGGTGGTTTTGACACAGTCAAAAGGCCTGTAGCAGTTGGTGTGGTTATGCTGATAATCTATTTACTAGCTGTTTTTGGCAGTTTGGTCAATATCATCTTCATTGTTTCTGACAAGCAGTTACATAAACCAATGTATCTTCTGATTTGCAATCTTGCTGTTGTTGACATACTTTTTACCTCTAGTGCCACTCCAACAATGATCGGGGTTCTACTTGCTGGTGTTAATACCATATCATATGTGGAGTGTATAATTCAAATGTATGTTTACCAGGTGGGAGCAACAATGGAgatgttttctttaacaattATGGCATTTGATCGGTTAATTGCTATAATCTATCCTCTTCAGTATCATAGTTATTTAACAATTACACGTACACTAGTATTTACATACATTCTGTGGATTGTTGCCTGTAGTTTGGTGCTTTTTACACTTGTAACAGCTACACCGCTCCCTCACTGCAATTCAAGGCTTAGGTACACTTTCTGTGACTATGCTGCAGTTATGCGAACCACTTGTGTTAACCCAGAGAAATACTTCAACCAAACTGCCATTATAtcattttttgtgtcatttttcacaATCACTTTCATTTGTCTTTCATATTGTGGGATCttattttttgtgaaaaaaatatcaaataatgacaaaaagaaaatgggaaGCACTCTTGTGAGTCACCTGATTTGTGTATCATGCTTATACTGTCCtcagtttgtcattgttatctTGACCAGATTTGGTGTGGTGTTAACTCTTGAAGAACGCCAGGGTTCGTTAATTTGCACCATCCTCGGCCCATCTCTTGTAAATCCTTTTGTGTATTGTCTCAGGACAAAGGAAATTAAAAGTAAGATTATTAAGATATTCAGGAAGGTTAACACAGCTGATTAG